A genomic segment from Nicotiana tabacum cultivar K326 chromosome 9, ASM71507v2, whole genome shotgun sequence encodes:
- the LOC107786477 gene encoding uncharacterized protein LOC107786477 isoform X5 gives MTIYVHVSNNTEPTADVVSSSHPGKKIKGRGKTTWFSVQKKQKDIDNEKLKVIIPPDRTVAVGPGAKDFVTELSVKVLLHARHDVKKWKDVPNLAKDRIVAHMLIWRIWRPSPEARSLRGRDLTGLRCSWTW, from the exons ATGACAATATATGTGCATGTTTCTAATAATACTGAACCTACAGCTGATGTAGTTTCAAGTTCGCATCCAG GAAAAAAGATAAAGGGAAGGGGGAAGACAACATGGTTTTCAGTTCAAAAGAAACAGAAAGACATTGACaatgaaaagttgaaggtgaTTATTCCACCGGATAGAACAGTAGCAGTAGGCCCTGGAGCTAAAGATTTTGTTACCGAGCTCTCAGTCAAAGTTCTCCTCCATGCTAGGCATGATGTCAAGAAATGGAAGGATGTCCCTAATCTAGCAAAAGATAGAATTGTTGCTCATATGCTG atttggagaatttggaggccgagtccagaggcaagatcattgcggggtagagatttgaccggtttgag gtgtagctggacatggtag
- the LOC107786477 gene encoding uncharacterized protein LOC107786477 isoform X2 → MTIYVHVSNNTEPTADVVSSSHPGKKIKGRGKTTWFSVQKKQKDIDNEKLKVIIPPDRTVAVGPGAKDFVTELSVKVLLHARHDVKKWKDVPNLAKDRIVAHMLCMTPFNFQTHNTIEILSLKQLIIYIDIVVVGSTIISINLLRRRKACITCQQRLMKLNGIS, encoded by the exons ATGACAATATATGTGCATGTTTCTAATAATACTGAACCTACAGCTGATGTAGTTTCAAGTTCGCATCCAG GAAAAAAGATAAAGGGAAGGGGGAAGACAACATGGTTTTCAGTTCAAAAGAAACAGAAAGACATTGACaatgaaaagttgaaggtgaTTATTCCACCGGATAGAACAGTAGCAGTAGGCCCTGGAGCTAAAGATTTTGTTACCGAGCTCTCAGTCAAAGTTCTCCTCCATGCTAGGCATGATGTCAAGAAATGGAAGGATGTCCCTAATCTAGCAAAAGATAGAATTGTTGCTCATATGCTG tgcATGACACCTTTCAACTTCCAGACACACAACACAATCGAGATACTATCCTTGAAACAGCTAATAATTTATATCGATATCGTCGTAGTAGGCTCCACGATCATTTCAATAAATTTGCTACGAAGGAGGAAAGCTTGCATAACATGCCAGCAGAGGTTAATGAAGCTGAATGGAATTTCTTAG
- the LOC107829706 gene encoding lysine--tRNA ligase, chloroplastic/mitochondrial-like, producing MEALQPLKQLIHFASFRSHRFRPSSPFFIVRCCSSSSSSAATAAAVTGRAGGRNRRSNSGTSTSTSDKEAIRAIRINKVEELRSNGLEPYAYKWDRTHTAGQLQEIYKNLGNGEESNSENDYVSVSGRIVARRAFGKLAFLTLRDDSGMIQLYCEKERLVNDQFEQLKTLVDVGDILGANGSIKRTEKGELSVCVNSFSILTKSLLPLPDKYHGLTDVDKRYRQRYVDMIANPEVADTFRKRAKIVSEIRKTVESFGFVEVETPVLQGAAGGAEARPFITYHNSLGRDLYLRIATELHLKRMLVGGFEKVYEIGRIFRNEGISTRHNPEFTTIEMYEAYSDYESMMNMTEEMVTRCALAVNGKLLIDYQGVEICLERPWRRETMHNLVREATGIDFNNFGDDLKAAKEHTRKAIDILGDDLDKGSIEACSSVGHLLNEVFEMIVEPKLLQPTFVLDYPIEISPLAKPHRRHSGLTERFELFICGRELANAFSELTDPLDQRRRLEEQVKQHNEKKAASVLNKAGSEGQENKDDDDDSYEVTLDEDFLTALEYGMPPASGMGLGIDRLVMLLTNSASIRDVIAFPVLKIQQ from the exons ATGGAAGCCCTGCAGCCGTTGAAGCAACTTATCCACTTTGCTTCTTTTAGGTCTCATAGATTTCGACCCTCTTCTCCTTTCTTCATTGTTCGTTGctgctcttcttcttcttcttctgccgCCACTGCAGCTGCAGTTACCGGTAGAGCCGGCGGCCGCAACCGTAGGTCCAATTCCGGCACTTCTACTTCCACTTCCGATAAAGAGGCTATTCGTGCCATACGCATCAACAAG GTGGAAGAGCTGAGAAGCAATGGCTTGGAGCCCTATGCTTACAAGTGGGACCGGACTCACACTGCTGGTCAACTGCAAGAGATTTATAAGAATTTAGGAAATGGTGAAGAGTCGAATAGTGAAAATGATTATGTTTCTGTCTCAGGAAGAATAGTCGCTCGCAGAGCTTTTGGAAAGCTCGCCTTTTTAACTTTAAGAGATGATTCTGGCATGATTCAG CTTTATTGTGAGAAGGAAAGGCTTGTAAATGATCAGTTTGAGCAATTGAAGACGCTTGTTGATGTTGGTGATATATTGGGGGCAAATGGTTCAATCAAGCGCACAGAGAAAG GGGAGCTATCTGTATGTGTGAACTCATTCTCGATTCTCACAAAGTCATTGCTTCCATTGCCGGACAAATATCATGGCTTAACAGATGTAGACAAGCGCTATCGACAGAG GTATGTAGACATGATTGCAAATCCTGAGGTGGCTGATACTTTTCGCAAGAGGGCAAAG ATTGTATCAGAAATACGCAAGACAGTGGAATCTTTTGGCTTTGTGGAAGTTGAAACACCTGTTCTCCAG GGAGCAGCTGGTGGTGCAGAAGCTAGGCCATTTATTACATATCATAATTCTCTTGGAAGGGATCTTTATTTGAGAATTGCAACAGAGCTTCATTTGAAGAGAATGCTG GTTGGGGGATTCGAAAAAGTTTATGAAATTGGCCGTATATTCCGCAATGAAGGCATTTCAACTCGACATAATCCTGAATTCACCACCATAGAG ATGTATGAAGCATACTCGGACTATGAAAGCATGATGAATATGACAGAAGAGATGGTGACACGATGTGCCCTAGCAGTTAATGGGAAACTTTTAATTGATTATCAG GGTGTGGAGATCTGCTTGGAAAGACCTTGGAGGAGGGAGACAATGCATAATCTTGTGAGAGAAGCTACCGGGATTGATTTTAATAACTTTGGTGATGATCTTAAAGCTGCTAAAGAACATACTCGTAAAGCGATTGATATTCTTGGTGATGATCTGGATAAGGGTTCAATTGAAGCATGCTCTTCTGTTGGCCATTTGCTTAATGAG GTCTTTGAGATGATAGTAGAACCAAAGCTTCTACAACCGACTTTTGTCTTGGACTATCCTATTGAAATATCTCCACTGGCCAAACCACATAGAAG GCATTCAGGCTTAACTGAGAGATTCGAGCTATTCATTTGTGGTCGCGAGCTAGCGAATGCCTTCTCAGAATTAACTGATCCTCTGGACCAG AGAAGACGCTTGGAAGAGCAAGTGAAGCAGCATAATGAGAAGAAAGCGGCATCAGTTTTAAATAAGGCTGGTTCAGAGGGACAAGAGAAcaaagatgatgatgatgactcGTATGAAGTAACTCTTGACGAAGACTTCCTCACAGCTTTGGAATATGGAATGCCTCCAGCTTCTGGAATG GGACTTGGCATTGACAGGCTAGTAATGCTTCTGACAAACTCTGCAAGCATCCGCGATGTTATTGCTTTCCCAGTCCTCAAGATTCAACAATAG
- the LOC107829708 gene encoding uncharacterized protein LOC107829708 isoform X2, translating to MFWSVMKFGMHLLHKSAGPLKLESGPHVTPTLVSDQQSVAAEVKEESPLDGNQLPENDLKSCIRKSPNSSKEIGKKRVQWMDNIGKELAEIKEFESSETGDTDTEEETRHCLCIIL from the exons ATGTTTTGGAGTGTTATGAAATTTGGTATGCATCTTCTTCATAAATCAGCCG GTccattgaaactggaaagtggcCCACATGTCACTCCAACACTTGTTTCTGATCAACAATCTGTTGCTGCTGAGGTCAAAGAAGAGAGTCCTTTAGATGGAAACCAACTTCCTGAAAATGATCTTAAAAGCTGTATTAGGAAAAGCCCTAATTCTTCTAAGGAGATTGGCAAGAAGAGAGTTCAATGGATGGATAACATAGGGAAAGAACTTGCTGAGATCAAGGAGTTTGAATCCAG TGAAACGGGGGATACTGACACTGAAGAGGAGACAAGACATTGTCTATGCATTATTCTTTGA
- the LOC107829708 gene encoding uncharacterized protein LOC107829708 isoform X4, which translates to MFWSVMKFGPLKLESGPHVTPTLVSDQQSVAAEVKEESPLDGNQLPENDLKSCIRKSPNSSKEIGKKRVQWMDNIGKELAEIKEFESSETGDTDTEEETRHCLCIIL; encoded by the exons ATGTTTTGGAGTGTTATGAAATTTG GTccattgaaactggaaagtggcCCACATGTCACTCCAACACTTGTTTCTGATCAACAATCTGTTGCTGCTGAGGTCAAAGAAGAGAGTCCTTTAGATGGAAACCAACTTCCTGAAAATGATCTTAAAAGCTGTATTAGGAAAAGCCCTAATTCTTCTAAGGAGATTGGCAAGAAGAGAGTTCAATGGATGGATAACATAGGGAAAGAACTTGCTGAGATCAAGGAGTTTGAATCCAG TGAAACGGGGGATACTGACACTGAAGAGGAGACAAGACATTGTCTATGCATTATTCTTTGA
- the LOC107829708 gene encoding uncharacterized protein LOC107829708 isoform X3, producing MNHINESSEGPLKLESGPHVTPTLVSDQQSVAAEVKEESPLDGNQLPENDLKSCIRKSPNSSKEIGKKRVQWMDNIGKELAEIKEFESSETGDTDTEEETRHCLCIIL from the exons ATGAATCACATCAATGAATCATCAGAGG GTccattgaaactggaaagtggcCCACATGTCACTCCAACACTTGTTTCTGATCAACAATCTGTTGCTGCTGAGGTCAAAGAAGAGAGTCCTTTAGATGGAAACCAACTTCCTGAAAATGATCTTAAAAGCTGTATTAGGAAAAGCCCTAATTCTTCTAAGGAGATTGGCAAGAAGAGAGTTCAATGGATGGATAACATAGGGAAAGAACTTGCTGAGATCAAGGAGTTTGAATCCAG TGAAACGGGGGATACTGACACTGAAGAGGAGACAAGACATTGTCTATGCATTATTCTTTGA
- the LOC107829708 gene encoding uncharacterized protein LOC107829708 isoform X1 — protein MKESSLMRVLFCKIHCPFICFCKPSAAHLYTSGPLKLESGPHVTPTLVSDQQSVAAEVKEESPLDGNQLPENDLKSCIRKSPNSSKEIGKKRVQWMDNIGKELAEIKEFESSETGDTDTEEETRHCLCIIL, from the exons ATGAAGGAAAGCAGTTTGATGAGGGTTTTGTTCTGCAAAATCCATTGTCCATTTATTTGCTTCTGTAAACCCTCTGCTGCTCATCTTTACACTTCAGGTccattgaaactggaaagtggcCCACATGTCACTCCAACACTTGTTTCTGATCAACAATCTGTTGCTGCTGAGGTCAAAGAAGAGAGTCCTTTAGATGGAAACCAACTTCCTGAAAATGATCTTAAAAGCTGTATTAGGAAAAGCCCTAATTCTTCTAAGGAGATTGGCAAGAAGAGAGTTCAATGGATGGATAACATAGGGAAAGAACTTGCTGAGATCAAGGAGTTTGAATCCAG TGAAACGGGGGATACTGACACTGAAGAGGAGACAAGACATTGTCTATGCATTATTCTTTGA